In Chitinophaga oryzae, the sequence CAGCCTTTTGTCCATGGCCAGCGCCAGCTCCCAAAGGGTCCGGTCCCAGTAACACATGGCTTCGAAACGCTCATGGACAGGGCCATGCATAGAGGCATACCCGGCATGGATAAACAGCCGGTCGGTTTCTTCATAGTAGTTCAGCATCCGGTTAAAGAATGCCAGGTGATGCAGCTTGTCTTTATCGGACAGTTTATTGTAGCTGGCCACCGTAGCTTTGCCGCCATGTTGCAGCCAGCTGGTCACCGGTTGTTCGCCGGCCAGCCACATCTCGCACCAGGCGTCGTGGTTGCCTTTGATAAAAATACAAGCGTACTGCGAAGACAGCTCCATCAGGAAACGGATCAGTTCTGCAGACTCAGACCAGCCATCTACATAATCTCCCAGAAAAATAAACCGGTCGTCCTTTTCCGGCCCAATCCTTTCCAGCAGCTGTTTCAGTGCTTTCAAGGCGCCGTGAATATCGCCAATAACGTATGTGGCAGGCATGATTTCCTTTTATTTATACATAATGTCCGACCGTAGCACATACTTGGTCCCTGCCGTCAGCAGCGTACCTTCATGCAGCAACGGATGATAAAAAATCAGCGCTGTCCCTGTTTCCGGCAGGATCTCCTCCCCTGTTTTGAAAACCGTGCTGCCGCCGCTATAGCCTTCATTGAGGTAAATCATAAAGGTATACTGGCTGGCTTCGAAACGGTTCCGGACAAAACTACCGTCCTTATGCATTTTGAAGCGCTGTCCCGGGCTGTATTTGTAGAAACGGAACAGCTCATTCAGGCCGCATGCGGTACGGTTGTCGTCGCCTTCCGGTGCATAGGGACGCAACTTTTCCCATATAAAGGTAGCATAAGCTGCATCTTTATGCAATACTCTTTCGTTATTACGAACGCCTTTGATCATCCTTTGCTGGCCATTTCCCACATCCACCATCGCTTCTTCATAGCCCATGGCTTCACTGCGGTCTATCAGTTCCCTGCATTCTTCTGCAGAAAGGAAATGCTTCAGGGTGAAAATGCCGGGGGCGTAGGTATGTTTTTGCATAGCATACTGTTTTTTAACGTAAATCAATAGTGGTGCACAGCACAGGGTCTTCCAGCGGGTACACGCTTTCTTCCGGCACCTGTAGTGCGTCCGGATCGCGCTGCAACACGGCGTACTGCTCTTTCACAAAGCCGGTGATATCTTCAATAGCGACGATCTGCCGCTGTCCGAATTCTTTCAGGATATCTCCCCGCAGCCCCAGCTGGATGGCTCTTCTCTCCAGTTTGTTGCCCCATGGGTCATGGTCGGGGTCCCACTGCAGACGCACATCTCCTGCCTGCAGGGCTGCCTGCCAGGCTTCTTTTTCAGGGAAAAGCCACGGTTTGTAAGACGAAGGAACCGCCTGCGATAAGATTTTTTCAAAAAATGTTTTGGGGAGATGGACCGCCAACACCCTTTCCTGCCCTTCTTTTGCGGCCCAGCCACAGCGGTACATCATCCACAGGAAATTGGGTTTTATCCACGACATGCGGTCATAACTGTAGGCATTGCCGCCAAATACCTGATGGTCAACGGCATAACGGGCGATGGCGGGACTGTAGGCCTGATACACTACGACGGTATCGGCAGTCTGTTGGGCAATCAGTTGTTTACCGGAGGCCGGTAAGGTTTCCTGCAACTTTTTCCAGGAAACGGTCTTTAGTTTCATGAGACGTTAACATTGATCTGAAAACTGTTCTTTTTCAGTTTTTTATTGAATTTGTACAATTCGGGGTGACGGTTTTGCAGCCCCTCTCTTTTAGTGCCGGTATTGATCACATATCCGGCATCCAAAATCTTGCGGCGGAAATTGCGGCGGTCAATGGTGGTTCCGAGGATACACTCGTACAACTCATGCAGCTCCGTAATCGTAAACAGCTCATCCAGCAGCTCAAACCCCACAGGGTCATACAATATTTTCGACTTCAGGCGTTGCAGCGCCAGCTGGAAAATATCCTGGTGGTCAAAGCCCAGCTTCGGCATCTTGTGTACATCAAACCATTTCACGTCATTGGCCATACTGCCGGCGATGATATTGAACCGGGACGGGTTAATGAGCGCATAATATCCCACAGCGATCACGCGGCCACGGGGATCTCTCCCCGGACCGTCAAACGAATACAACTGCTCGAGGAACACGTCGTCCATCCCTGTTTTTGTTTTCAGGATGCGCGAACAAGTGTCCAGGAACGTTTCCTCCATCTGCAAAAAACCACCGGGCAGCGTCCAGCAGTCTTTAAACGGCTCCTCTTTCCTGTTGAGCAACAGCACGGAAAGCGTATTGTCATGATATCCGAATATCACAAGGTCTACCGCCAGCGATGGATTTTTATATTCGTGAAATAATTTCGCCATATTAGTTTGCGTCATTTTAACGTGAAGTAAACGAATTTTTACGAAACAGCCTAAAAAACGGGAGATTATCTTTTTTTTGGGGCCAAAATCCCCGGAGTACACCTCCGGAGATACGCTAGAAAAAACGTGCTACGCCCAGGTGAAATTTGTCCGGAACTTTACCGCAACACCTGCTGCCGGGCAGACAGTATTCCCGCAGCGAATTTACCAACCAAGGAATACCATGCCGATACCACACAGGGTAACAACAGCGCCGCCGATGGCATGTACATATCTTTCAAGTTTATCGGTTTTGAGAAAAGAATAGCCGTAACAGCCTATCAGCACCATCGCCAGCATCGTCAGCACGGTGGTAAGCGTGAATACGCTGATCAGCACCACCACTTCCAGCGCGGAACGATGCGAACCGGAGTAGAACAGCAACGGCACCAAAGGCTCACTGGGCCCCATGACAAAAATGGCGAACAGTATCCAGGGCGTGACCTTCACCCGCTGTTGCGGATAAACGATGTCTCCATGCCGGTGTTCATATACATAGATATCGCCGCCTTCGTAAACGTCAAAATGTTTGTGAGGCTTGTTGAGATAAGCCTGCCGCAGCCCCCATAACAAATAGGCTATACCAAAGCCCAGCAGGCACCAGCCGGACATATTGCCTCTTACATCCTGGAACCAGGTCAGCTTCGACAGCTGCCAGCCCAGCAACACGCCTATCAAACCGATGACAACAGAACTGAGAATATGTCCGAAGCCGCAAAGTACCGTCCAGAAGATCGTTTTCGCCATCGTCCATTTTTTGGAGCGGGACAGTACAATAAACGGCAGGTAATGATCCGGGCCGGTGGCGGTATGTAAACAGCTGATCGTTACAGCAGACACCACCAGCGTTGTTAATCCTATATTCATGTGGTAGCTGTTTTAAGTGTTTCATCGGCAACACCGGCGGGTTGCCACAAATAGCGCTGCATCTTTCGGAGGCAGTTGTACAGCTGCTCTCCGCCATTGCCCAGTATACGCACTACCAGGCAACGGGCATCCGGTACCGATATGCCGCCAACAATCCCCTGCTCTTCTTCCAGCAACTGCCGCAAGGCGGTCATGTTTGATTCCATATCGGCAGCGCCGGTATGAATAAATAGCAGCGTAGCCTGGTGCGTATATCCTTCCATCTGGCCGATAGCCTGCATGGGCAATAGTTGCGGTTGCAGCAGCAGGTTATCTTTCAGGATGAGTTTACCACGGTGGAATATTTCGGTGATGCTGTGCAGTTTGGAAAAACGGAACACCTCACCGGAATGCTTGCGGCCACACGTAATAATCTCCCCAAAAGTAAACTGGCAGTCATCTTCCAGGTGCGCTACGGTATGCGATTTAAACATGGCGTTTTCATGCGGCACCATCGGATGCTGCACATAACTGAACACGCTCTGTGCTTCCATATGAATACGCTGTTGCTGTTGCGCCCCGGTTTTCATATTGAACAACCGCTGATAGGACTGCGACTGTAACTGCAGCCTGCTATGCGATTCGGTACGGACATCGATATCGTAATGATCACCATCGAGAATACCCGGCGAAGAGCTCATCACCATCAGGTACA encodes:
- a CDS encoding urease accessory protein UreD, giving the protein MNRLSLISSFKNGRSRLKDSYCTRPFKLANVGIYRQDPALYLMVMSSSPGILDGDHYDIDVRTESHSRLQLQSQSYQRLFNMKTGAQQQQRIHMEAQSVFSYVQHPMVPHENAMFKSHTVAHLEDDCQFTFGEIITCGRKHSGEVFRFSKLHSITEIFHRGKLILKDNLLLQPQLLPMQAIGQMEGYTHQATLLFIHTGAADMESNMTALRQLLEEEQGIVGGISVPDARCLVVRILGNGGEQLYNCLRKMQRYLWQPAGVADETLKTATT
- a CDS encoding NUDIX hydrolase encodes the protein MAKLFHEYKNPSLAVDLVIFGYHDNTLSVLLLNRKEEPFKDCWTLPGGFLQMEETFLDTCSRILKTKTGMDDVFLEQLYSFDGPGRDPRGRVIAVGYYALINPSRFNIIAGSMANDVKWFDVHKMPKLGFDHQDIFQLALQRLKSKILYDPVGFELLDELFTITELHELYECILGTTIDRRNFRRKILDAGYVINTGTKREGLQNRHPELYKFNKKLKKNSFQINVNVS
- a CDS encoding 2OG-Fe(II) oxygenase, giving the protein MQKHTYAPGIFTLKHFLSAEECRELIDRSEAMGYEEAMVDVGNGQQRMIKGVRNNERVLHKDAAYATFIWEKLRPYAPEGDDNRTACGLNELFRFYKYSPGQRFKMHKDGSFVRNRFEASQYTFMIYLNEGYSGGSTVFKTGEEILPETGTALIFYHPLLHEGTLLTAGTKYVLRSDIMYK
- a CDS encoding metallophosphoesterase family protein, with the translated sequence MPATYVIGDIHGALKALKQLLERIGPEKDDRFIFLGDYVDGWSESAELIRFLMELSSQYACIFIKGNHDAWCEMWLAGEQPVTSWLQHGGKATVASYNKLSDKDKLHHLAFFNRMLNYYEETDRLFIHAGYASMHGPVHERFEAMCYWDRTLWELALAMDKRLKKDSRCYPKRLLLYNEIYIGHTPTLNYDEELPMNRVNVFNIDTGAAFTGKLSAMNIDTKEVWQSDPAYLLYPNEKGRNP
- a CDS encoding DUF4291 domain-containing protein, whose translation is MKLKTVSWKKLQETLPASGKQLIAQQTADTVVVYQAYSPAIARYAVDHQVFGGNAYSYDRMSWIKPNFLWMMYRCGWAAKEGQERVLAVHLPKTFFEKILSQAVPSSYKPWLFPEKEAWQAALQAGDVRLQWDPDHDPWGNKLERRAIQLGLRGDILKEFGQRQIVAIEDITGFVKEQYAVLQRDPDALQVPEESVYPLEDPVLCTTIDLR